The Xiphophorus maculatus strain JP 163 A chromosome 23, X_maculatus-5.0-male, whole genome shotgun sequence genome contains a region encoding:
- the mif gene encoding macrophage migration inhibitory factor yields the protein MPMFMVNTNVAKSDVPAALLSEATEELAKAMGKPVQYIAVHINPDQMMMFGGKGDPCALCSLHSIGKISGAHNKQYSKLLCGLLNKHLSISPDRIYINFVDMDAANVAWNNTTFG from the exons ATGCCGATGTTCATGGTGAACACCAACGTGGCTAAAAGCGACGTCCCTGCGGCTCTGCTATCCGAGGCCACGGAGGAATTGGCCAAGGCGATGGGCAAACCCGTGCAG TACATTGCCGTGCACATCAACCCTGACCAAATGATGATGTTTGGAGGAAAGGGAGACCCCTGCGCCCTCTGCTCCCTTCACAGCATCGGCAAGATCAGCGGCGCTCACAACAAGCAGTATTCAAAACTGCTGTGCGGCCTGCTCAACAAACACCTGAGCATCTCTCCTGACAG GATTTACATTAACTTTGTGGACATGGATGCAGCCAATGTGGCCTGGAACAATACCACCTTTGGCTGA